The Candidatus Woesearchaeota archaeon sequence GAAAAGCCTAAGTCAAGTCCTCCTGCTCCTGAAAAGAATGATGCGATTTTCATTTTCTTACAACAATTAATTTTGCCTCAATTTGATTTGCAGGATTATCTGGATTTTGAATTTTTACATCCTTTATTATTACTCCTGCTTCTTTTTCAATTAGTGATTTATCTTCTTCATAAAATGAATCATATTTTGTTTTTCGCATTAGTGCAAATAATTGAAATTCATCTCCGTTTAATCCAAATAATTCTTTGTAAACTTTTAGTGGATTTTGAATTGTCCACATTCCTCTAATTCTAAGATTTGTAATTCCTAAAGGATCAACTCTATTAACACGACCTAATTCTTTAGTTTCTGAAAATTCTAAATCCATTTCTTTTAGACCTGTGCTAATTTTGTCTTTTATTCTTTCATAAATATCTTTACTTGCTGCGTAACAATCTCCATAAACCAAAGATAAAACTTTAAGGGTATTGTTATCAATATGTCCAACTGCATAAATAATATCTTTTTCAGTCCATTCTTCACAATTTTTACAAGCAGAAGTAATCATTGGGCTATCTTGATGAAGTTTTGCTTTTGGATAAGAACTATTTAGTGCTAAATCGGAAGCTTTAACTCCATCAATTTTTTTTACTTCTATTGCATCACTATTTTTAATTATAATATCCGGAGGATTGTTTTGATTTCCTAAATATGAAAAATTTTCGCTATAACAATCTTTTTTCTTTTGTGCGTCTGTTTCATCAAAAGTATTGCAAAATGCATCTTTTGTAAAATATTCTAATGCTTCTCCCATATTATTTGCACGATTTACAGCAGAAGCCCTATCTTTAGAAATGACATTAATTTTTGATAAATCAAAACTAGTTCTATTTTTTATTGTGATTATTGCTTTAAGGATATTTGTGACCATTTTACCACCTATTTATTAAGTAAATTGAGAGTTTTATAACTCTTTCTATTTATAAATTGAAAATCTTTCGAAGTATAAATATTTTGTGCGTAGTTGTCCAGTGGTTAGTGTAAAAGCCCCCTTATTAAATTTCGAACAACGAAGTTGTGAGCCAATATGTGCGAAGCACCAGCCCCTCCCCCTTTTTTCTATTTGTTTTGAATGTCCTCCTTTTACCGTTTAGCCACTAAAAATTATTTCATTTAACATCAGGATTTAGAGAAGTTTTTTGCGTAGCAAAAAATTTTTGAGAACGAACCTGCAAGGTGAGTGAACCCTTTAAGCCCTGTTATACGCGTCTCGAAGAGACCAAGGTTTAGTGCAACGTTCCGTAGCGAAGCGAAGGAAAACCGCAGAGTTAAATTTTCACGATAATAAATTTCTCCATAGGAGACTATATGTCCGAAGGACGAGGGGGAGTCCAGATTTTTTGTTTCTTTTTTCTAAAAAAAGAAAATAGAGGGGGCTTTTATTTTTGGTTCTTTTTCTAAAAGAATATTTAGAGCATCTAACTTAAATCTTTTCCATTCCAATTTAAAAATTTTCCAAGAGTTATCGGAAAATTATCTTTAACATGTCCTATCATTTCAGTTTTAAGAATGAATCCATTAAAGCTACTCACCTTTTCAGAAATTATTTGTGAAATGTCCTCGTCAAAACCCATATTTCCTAATATAATTCCTTGAATTTTTTCAAAAATACCTAATTGTTTAAAGTGGTGCAAAATTGATAAAATAATTTCTTTTGATAAACCAACAGATTCTATAAAAAGGATCTTATTATTCCAATCTGGTTCAAAATTAGTACCTATAAGATTATTCAAAACAAATAAATTTCCACCAATAATCTCGCCACTAACTTTATCTGCATTTTTTATAATTTTAAAATTCATTTTAGAAAATATATCTTTTTGACTTAATTCTCCTTCCAAATAAGAAAAGATTATTTTTAGAAAAGAATCATCTAAATACTTTTTTTCTGAGAAAATTGGTCCGTGAATTGTTTTTAATCCTGTATTCTTATTAAAAGCAATTAATAAATTAGTAATATCAGAAAATCCCATAAAGATTTTTGGATTATTCTCTATTATTTCATAATCTATACCTTCTAGAATTTCATTACAAGAAAATCCTCCTCTAAGAGTTAAAATGGCTTTTACGTTTTTATCAGAAAAATATTTTTTAATATCTTCTATTTTATCTTTATTATTTTGGATTAATAAATTACTAGAATAAACAGGAGAATAACCTGCGTTGATAATTATATTTGAGATTTCTTCTATATCTTCTTGAGATTTTGGATTACCTGATGGGGCAATAAGTGCAATTTTATCTCCTTTAATTAATGGTTTCATTTTAATTATCTTTAATTATTTCTATTAGATCTCCTAAATTTATCTTTAGAAATTCTGAAGAATTTGGATTTCTAACTAATCCAATTTCAATTAAGCCTGATCTTCGATACTTTTCATTATTTTCTTTTAATTTTGAATCTAAAAGTGAACTTCCAGGGTAAACAATTATTTGATTATCTTCATAATTCATCATTCGGTTAGAGTATACTGCTTTAAATTCAGATTTTAATTCTTTATTTGAATTAAAAATTTTAATTTTTATTGGGGTTTCTTCTTCAAATTTTAAATCTGATTCTCGCAACCAGATTTTAGACAATCCAAAATTATCTATATGAACAACTTCTCCTTTTTCAGGTTCATAAAATTTTATGTCTTCTAATTTTAATTTATCGCCTACTTTTTCAAAATTCTCCCTCATCAACAATTTTGCGGCTGCGACAGAATGGACATGTAACCCCCCAAAAGGATAATGTCCAGGATTTTTTGTTTCCCAAACTTCTTGGAGGTTAGATTCTTTAAATATTAGTGAGAATATACCTGTATCTGCACCAACAAAATATGATCCGTTTTTTAATCTACCAAATATTCGTTTTGGCTTTTCTTTTAGGGGATTAAGTATTGCTAAATATAATGTATCTTTTCCATTTGGGACTTCATCAAACAATAGTTTTGCCAAAAACATTCCATTTGTTATTTGAAATGGTGGAGTAAATGCGTTATATATTTTATAATCAATATCTTTTTCTTCCAATAGTTTGGATAGTCTTCCTTTTATTTGTTCTGAAGCGATATCCCTACAATCCGTAATTAAAACTATATGTTTCATTTTATAATTCATCCATCTCCTTCTTTATATAATTTGCCATAACTCTTTTACAATCTCTACAGGAATCTCTCATTCCAGCAGTACATTCATAAACTATTTTATTTGTTTCTTCTGATTGAATAATGGGTGTTGCAATTTTTAGAGCTAAACATAAACTTGGATTTCCACCATATAGTTTTTGTTCCTCTTTTGCTCTTCCCCCACTTTTTACTTTTAAGTATTTATTCAATTCTTCCTCTCCTTCAAATAAATATAGTGTTGCATCTCCTCCAGTGCTAGACATCCTTACTTCTTCATTGGTTAAAGAGGGTAAAATTCTAGTTATTAGAAAAGAGGGTTCTTTTATCCCTAACTTTTTAGCAACTATTTTTGATAGTCTAACAAAGGGCAAATGTTTTATATCTGTAAAATTTACTGAACTTGAATCATTATCCACCATACCTGAATAAAGCATTCCTGAAATTGCTCTGCATATACTTTCATATTGAGACAAAGACGTTTTATCATCCCAACCCATAGTTTTTTTAAAATCAGAAGGACTTAATTCTCTTGAGACTTTCGAATATATTCTTTCATAATTTTGTTGAACCGAATCCTCATTAAGAGAAGGCATATCGTAAATTCTTGTTAAATTTTCTCCATTATTTCCCAATAATACTTTTTCTACTAATTCGTTTGCTTGTAATGTTTCTTCAAGTGATTTATTATGGGTTTGCATGGATTCTCCTACATTGATTCCAAGAACTAAATCTGATCCCAAATCATTTTTAAAAGATCTTAAAAGTCTATTCATTATTAAATAACCTAAGTGGGGTTTTCCAGGAGAATAGCCTACAAAAACACTCAAAGGGTGACCCTCTTGATATTTCTTTATTGCTTTCATAAAACCTGATTCAGCAACAATAACACTTCTTTTCCAAATATCTTCTCTTACTAAACCATCTAAACAACTTACTTTAAAAGGATTAAATCCTGATATCTTTAATTGTTTTTCATTCAAATTCCAAATTGAATCAAGGTGTTCCATTTTAAAAATGGTATTTAATCCCCATCATAGATTTTAGCCCATCTAGCTTTTCTGAGGCTATTTCTTGTGTTTTTTTCTGTCCTT is a genomic window containing:
- a CDS encoding SAM-dependent chlorinase/fluorinase, yielding MKHIVLITDCRDIASEQIKGRLSKLLEEKDIDYKIYNAFTPPFQITNGMFLAKLLFDEVPNGKDTLYLAILNPLKEKPKRIFGRLKNGSYFVGADTGIFSLIFKESNLQEVWETKNPGHYPFGGLHVHSVAAAKLLMRENFEKVGDKLKLEDIKFYEPEKGEVVHIDNFGLSKIWLRESDLKFEEETPIKIKIFNSNKELKSEFKAVYSNRMMNYEDNQIIVYPGSSLLDSKLKENNEKYRRSGLIEIGLVRNPNSSEFLKINLGDLIEIIKDN
- a CDS encoding NgoPII family restriction endonuclease → MVTNILKAIITIKNRTSFDLSKINVISKDRASAVNRANNMGEALEYFTKDAFCNTFDETDAQKKKDCYSENFSYLGNQNNPPDIIIKNSDAIEVKKIDGVKASDLALNSSYPKAKLHQDSPMITSACKNCEEWTEKDIIYAVGHIDNNTLKVLSLVYGDCYAASKDIYERIKDKISTGLKEMDLEFSETKELGRVNRVDPLGITNLRIRGMWTIQNPLKVYKELFGLNGDEFQLFALMRKTKYDSFYEEDKSLIEKEAGVIIKDVKIQNPDNPANQIEAKLIVVRK
- a CDS encoding LD-carboxypeptidase, which produces MKPLIKGDKIALIAPSGNPKSQEDIEEISNIIINAGYSPVYSSNLLIQNNKDKIEDIKKYFSDKNVKAILTLRGGFSCNEILEGIDYEIIENNPKIFMGFSDITNLLIAFNKNTGLKTIHGPIFSEKKYLDDSFLKIIFSYLEGELSQKDIFSKMNFKIIKNADKVSGEIIGGNLFVLNNLIGTNFEPDWNNKILFIESVGLSKEIILSILHHFKQLGIFEKIQGIILGNMGFDEDISQIISEKVSSFNGFILKTEMIGHVKDNFPITLGKFLNWNGKDLS